TCGTTAGCGTAACGCATTACTTGACCAAATTCGATATGTTGCCGGCCAATAACCTACGTTTTCGTATGATTACTCAGCATAGTGATGTGTAGCTGCACTAACATATCAACAGTCTCTTAAATCAAAAGCTTCTTCTAGTGCGGCAGTATCTTCGAAGATTTGAAAAAACCTTATCTTCTCCTGTTCTACTTCGCAAATAATTGCCCAATCACTCTCGAACACTTTCCCGGTTACATTGACCTTGATGCGGAAATTCCCCCATGCACACGCTGCTTCCTTATTACCGATGAGTTTGTGAAGGACAAAACTCTCTATTTGTTCTGCTTCTTCTAATAAGTTTAAATAATTTCTAACACCTTCTTTT
The Paenibacillus peoriae DNA segment above includes these coding regions:
- a CDS encoding nuclear transport factor 2 family protein, whose product is MQSAQQVLTNYFQALGSKQIDKVIELVHDEAKFIILKKEPSNKIPLYGTFHGKEGVRNYLNLLEEAEQIESFVLHKLIGNKEAACAWGNFRIKVNVTGKVFESDWAIICEVEQEKIRFFQIFEDTAALEEAFDLRDC